The following proteins are co-located in the Vigna radiata var. radiata cultivar VC1973A unplaced genomic scaffold, Vradiata_ver6 scaffold_392, whole genome shotgun sequence genome:
- the LOC106780543 gene encoding pentatricopeptide repeat-containing protein At3g49170, chloroplastic-like: MRGLAKRAFNIPDGLASDVCVGCTLVDMYAKCATDGSQENSRKVFNSMPLHNVMSWTALISGYVQGRKEQEAMKLFCNMLHGHVAPNCFTFSSVLKACANLPDFSFGKQLHGQTIKLGLSAINCVGNSLVNMYARSGSTDCAKKTFNILFEKNLFSCSTAIDAHAKALDYDQSFNHDIENLVVGVGSFTYACLLSGAACLGTIGRGEQIHALIGKSGFGTDLCINNALISMYSKCGIKEAALQVFNDMRHRNVITWTSIISALAKHGFATKALELFYEMLEIGVKPNEVTYIAVLSACSHVGLIDEAWKHFNFMHYNYGISPRMEHYACMVDLLGRSGLLVEAIEFITSMPFDANALVWCTFLGSCRVHRNTKLGEHAAKMILEQEPHDPATYILLSNLYASEGRWDDVAAIRKCMKQKKLIKESGYSWIEIDNQIHRFHVGDTSHSQAKMIYDELDELALKIKNSGYIPNTDFVLHDVEDEQKDHYLFQHSEKIAVAFALISTPKPKPIRIFKNLRVCGDCHTTMKYISIVTGREIVVRDAYRFHHVKNGKCSCNDYW; this comes from the exons ATGCGGGGACTGGCAAAGCGCGCTTTCAATATTCCAGATGGACTGGCTTCAGATGTCTGTGTGGGTTGTACTCTGGTGGACATGTATGCTAAATGTGCAACAGATGGATCACAAGAAAATTCTAGGAAAGTATTTAATAGCATGCCTCTTCATAATGTTATGTCTTGGACTGCTCTCATCTCTGGATATGTACAGGgcagaaaagaacaagaagcCATGAAACTGTTTTGTAACATGCTTCATGGTCATGTTGCACCAAATTGCTTCACATTCTCCAGTGTCCTCAAAGCTTGTGCAAATCTTCCTGATTTTAGCTTCGGCAAACAACTGCATGGTCAGACAATTAAACTAGGCCTTTCCGCAATTAATTGTGTGGGGAATTCTCTTGTTAACATGTATGCAag gTCTGGAAGTACGGATTGTGCTAAAAAAACTTTCAATATcttatttgaaaagaatttattttcgTGCAGTACAGCTATTGATGCACATGCAAAAGCATTGGATTATGATCAGTCTTTTAACCATGATATTGAGAACCTTGTTGTTGGAGTTGGTTCTTTTACATATGCATGCCTCTTAAGTGGCGCAGCTTGTTTAGGTACAATCGGTAGGGGTGAACAAATTCATGCCCTCATAGGGAAGTCAGGGTTCGGAACAGATTTATGCATTAATAATGCTTTAATCTCTATGTATTCCAAGTGCGGAATCAAAGAAGCTGCTTTGCAGGTCTTTAATGACATGAGGCATCGCAATGTAATAACTTGGACCTCTATCATAAGTGCTTTGGCAAAACATGGATTTGCTACAAAAGCTTTAGAATTGTTCTATGAAATGCTTGAAATAGGTGTAAAGCCTAATGAGGTCACTTATATTGCGGTTTTATCAGCCTGTAGTCACGTTGGTTTGATTGATGAGGCTTGGAAACACTTCAATTTTATGCATTATAATTATGGTATCAGTCCAAGGATGGAACATTATGCATGCATGGTTGATTTGCTTGGTCGATCTGGATTGCTTGTAGAAGCTATTGAATTTATTACTTCAATGCCTTTTGATGCTAATGCATTGGTATGGTGTACGTTTCTTGGTTCTTGTCGGGTTCACCGTAACACCAAACTTGGAGAGCATGCTGCAAAAATGATTCTTGAGCAGGAGCCTCATGATCCAGCTACCTATATATTATTGTCAAACTTGTATGCGTCAGAAGGGAGGTGGGATGATGTAGCAGCAATAAGAAAATGCatgaaacagaaaaaattgataaaagaatcAGGTTATAGTTGGATTGAAATCGACAACCAGATACACAGATTCCATGTAGGGGATACTTCACACTCCCAGgctaaaatgatatatgatgAACTTGATGAATTggctttaaaaataaagaactcGGGTTATATCCCAAATACAGATTTTGTTCTTCACGATGTGGAGGATGAACAGAAGGATCACTATTTGTTTCAACACAGTGAAAAAATTGCTGTGGCATTTGCTCTTATAAGTACTCCAAAACCAAAACCtattagaatatttaaaaatcttcGAGTTTGTGGGGACTGCCATACGACAATGAAGTATATATCAATAGTTACTGGAAGAGAGATAGTAGTCAGAGATGCATACCGGTTTCATCATGTCAAGAATGGGAAATGCTCTTGCAATGATTATTGGTGA